From Rhododendron vialii isolate Sample 1 chromosome 7a, ASM3025357v1:
ATTGGTTGCTCAAACCCAAAACTTACTCGTTAGAGTCTATGTAGCACCAACACTTAAGAGGAGCAACATCCCGGTGTCGGACAAGGACACGCTTTGGACACATGTTTGACACTTAAATctcaaagtgtgttttttttttttttatacaatatTTGGGGGTTGGACACTCTCTGACACTTTTAAGGACACTTTGGGGACAATCATTGAAGTGTCCCTAAAGTGTCGCGTTGGTGTCCTTAAAGTGTTGGGAGGGTGTCCAACCCCCcaatattgggaaaaaaatcaagACACTTTTAGATTAAGTGTCGGACACTAGTATGTTGCTCCCGGCGAAGTGTCGGTGCTACGTAGTATATATATCAACATACACGCGTATATATAAACATGTATAGATACCTTGACGTGTCCCCCATATTTTAAATAATTCGCGTGTCGGTGTCATGTCCCGTGTCTGTGTCAGTGCTACATAGGTTAGAGTATTACTAGAAGTTTGGAGATCGAAGTTGCTCCATTGGGATGTTCATATGTAGCGTAGTAGTTCTTTCTGTGCCATTTAGAATATTTTATGGTTTTATTATGTTTAAACTGACTATATATCATAGATGGTTTGCTATGTATGTTATACGAGAATTGGATGCTTGCTGATGAATCAAGCTATATATACTTTTACTGGGCTTCTGTTATTGAGTTCTTTGATCTCTATGGAGAGTAATTTGTATGTTCTATTATATATCTCTGAATCCAGAGCGAGTCGTTACATTTTTTCGTATCATCCTGAATTGCTTATTTTCCATTGGACTATGAATAAAGGAGGGCTGCAATTTACCCCGTGTTGTGCAGGTGGTCTATATGTGTTAGaaaattgtggttattttatatcCGAATTTCAGcggtttcagttttttttttttttgctaatgaaAAGGGAATGGAGGGGGCCGACCAGGCACGGCGACCTGCTCCAACCACCTTATTTTTCAGCTGTTTCTGTTTACCTTTGCTTCGCATTGATCATTCGCTTACGACTGTATTCCTGTGAGAACTTACTGATATGTTTGGGACAAGTGGAGGGTAAGAACGGGAATTGAACTGTATTTTGTTGAATTGCTTATATTATCCATGCGTGAGCCCTAAATTTTCGAGTTTCATGCTGTCACCAGCGGCCACCACCGGCCAATTCCAATGGATCCGGATACTATGAGGatatttttaatttctgttgGGAGAAAAATATGCTAAATTTATGTGGCTAATTGTGTGCATCAACTAGATTTAACatggtttttctttctttcaaaacGACACCATTTCATTTTGAGAAAGGTTTGTCTTGTCGATCACCGTTGGATCTCTTCACTAATGCGTTGGTAATTCCGTATTAAAACCCTCACAGAGGATCTGGATATGCCCTTTTTTATATCAACAATTCAGCAGTTTCTCATGAGCTTTGTTTCAAGTTGACATGCTTTTGAGCTTTCTCAATTTCCCGACTCTTACCAGACTCAACTGCATTGTTATTATTTTGTTCAGCTGATTGAATAGGTCATTCATGTATGAAAAAATCTACAGCATATTTTAAACATATTCGTCGACCAATTATTCACAGAAGATGTGATTTGGTCATCCATATATCAAATTAGTCTACGTTTTCATGAACTATTCGATCAGTGGGCAAATCAAAGAACAATCAACGTTGCAGATCTGATTGTATTTCTCCAGGAACTCATTGAATTCTGGTTCTCTCTGACATGTTCATCTTCTTGTTGATTTGGTCTGTGCAATAATTCTTGTTTAGTTATCAGTAATAAAAAcaatttcattcatcacaaggggaaaaaaaaggtaaatacCAAAATTACCcttgaagttttaaaaaattagagatTGTCCCCTCGCGGTTGAGAAATTATCAAAAATAGCCTCTGTCGCATAACAAATTACTCACTTGGCACGACAAGGGGGTATTTTTACGAATATCCGACGAAATTTGTTTAACATCATCAAATCTTAATTACAACAGACCAAAATAACTATTTGTAGCCCGCGAAAGGCTATTTTAACACTTGTACAACCTTTCACAAGCTACAGAAGAACAATGTGATCCATTGTGATTAGGATGTAATGGTGTCAGACAGATTCCGTCGAATTTTCTAGTGGCTAAATCACGACAAGGGGGTAATTTGGATGCAACAGGGAGTAATCTGTAATTCCTCTAACGTGAGAGGGAAATCTTTACTTTGTAGAAACCTCGGGGGTGATTTTGGTACTTTACcctaaaaatataaaatggaATGATCTCATGGTATAATTAATTGTGATACAATATTTGTAAATTCTAAACTTAGAGATTCTCATGCCAAGAAGACATGGTTGCTGCTGCTTTCTATTTTAGGAAGAATAAGAAATTTATAGATGATAAAACAATTTACACAGGGGATTAcaacccaaaaaaccaaaaatagaaataaagcTACATTGTTACAGAAGTTTCAGCACTAGCTCTATTCAAAAAGGGTATATCCCCGTTGAGCAAGACAATGGGCCTGATGGGTATTCTGGGAAAACCTGCAGAATGATAGCATGGAAATATCTTGACCACGGTTGCGCAACAAATATCGTCTGCAAAGCTGGACTCCTCCTTGCTATCTGCATTAATTTAAACAAACATAATAAATATGTGCAACATTgtaattgtaacgacccgatTTTTAGGaacgttaatttaataaatttttcacatttattaaatagaaagaaacataaagtCATTACAAGCCAAATTATCCCTAAATTCGTGTTACACTTATTTAAATAGATAAGGGAGGGGTACTAGGGTAACTTCTACTCTTCTGGACGTCCGTCTCCTTCTGCATTATTCTGCTCAGTACTGAACTCCtccaaattataaaattccTCATGTTCGtctctaaactctggcataagatgACAGAGTCacaaagtaacaccgtgagcaattaagcccaaCAGCTAACTCTTATCCCTATGTCtcatacactaacaaaaataacacataacaatttgtcaaaaacaaaatttagcatcacaaaaataatcaaaggtgTCGGTGTCTTTCAGAGTTATCGCAGCGTATCATAAActgtgtcatcatttttcaagtatcgattccactttccattttattctCTCGAGCATtggttccgctgaccatctttcaggacctaccgggctcccatgctaagttcagattttgccacccaaaagcactgattccgctgaccatctCTTTCAAGACCTGCCGGGTTCTCAGTCTTTAATCATTTCCCATTTCATAACGCATACAGGGCACTAGTTCCGCTGACcattctttcaggacctaccgggctcctaggcaacacacacacacacccgagccatgattccgccgaccattctttcaggacctactgggctctcatgctcacacacgcacacttgAGCCATGATTCTGCTGACCATCTTCCATGGACCTACCgagttctcatgctcacacaatcattaatcttttccacatttcatttCTCGTTTCTCGTGTTTCGTagacatgcatcattttctcgcgCTCACATTAATCTTTCAAAGTTTGCTACAATTATGCGATAATAATAAATCACTAATTTCACGCATTTCTATTTTTGACAACattaaaaattataacatcACAACTTATCGACAAACATGCAATTAATTAAGCATTACAACGATAAAATCAACTTCTCAACTTAAACAATTTAATCATGTgatatcataaaaataataaataaatagttaaacatatagcacatcaacattatacttaggtgagTAGATAAGAGATTTCTACCGTTCTTTTTGGCGGTAGAGCTGCTACGAAGTACGTTGGGTGAAATCGTGGGCGGAGTAACGTCGTTTCGGCTTGATCGAAGAATAAAaagagaatagtttttttttttccttctttccctcttttctttctctccttcTATTCTCTCCTTCTATTCTACTTACTTGGTGatgtgtgtggtgtgtggaaTGGAGGAGAGGGGTGAAGCCTATTTATACCCATGAAAGAagaatctagaaaatcataaccatatcttataaaatctaataatatctaaatcaaatctaataatattcaaatcaaatctaagaaaatccaactatatctaataatatctaatcaaatcttataaaatcttataatatccaataaaatctatataatatctaacaaaatctttgTAATATCTAATAGAATCCAATCAAATCTTAATATATCTAAGTATATCTTAGGATATCCAATCAAATCTTATCTTAATCCAATGTAATCTTATtctagatttttaggattatgaagtagggctagggttctataatagttgGGTATAAGGATATCAAGGTTCAAGATatagaaagaataaaaataaaaatcatatgatatcaaagggtttttaatggctagctcctaaggttaaattataatacaatcactttaataaatgataaaagaattttagtaaaagaattataataaaaaattgacgTGAAAATTCAGGTCATTACATCCtaccccccttaaaataatttcgtcctcgaaatttaaaTACGCACTATGATGGAAATAGGTGAGGGTAATTCTTTCGAACTGCATTCTCTCGTTCCCAGGTAGATTCCTCATTTCCTTGATGCCTCCATAAAACTCGCACCAATTTGATCGTTTTTCCTCGAATGTTCTTCTCGCTGTGATCTTGAATCTCTACTGGTTGTTCCTCGAATGTTGTGTCGTCATTTAGAGTGACGTCTTCCCAATTGATAACATGAGTGGGATGAGCTATGTACTTGCGTAACATGGAGACATGAAACACATTGTGAACTCGATCCAGCTGTGGTGGTAACGCCAAACGATAAGCTACCGTCCCTATCTTCTCCAAAATATCAAATGGTCCAATATATCATGGTgacaattttccctttttcccaaatcGAATCACCCCCCGACTCGGTTTGATTTTGGGAAACACATGATCTCCAACTTGAAAAGATAGGGGTCTGTTCCTCTTGTTCGCATAGCTTTTTTGTCGGCTCTGAGTAGTAATCAGCTTTTGTCGTATCACTTTGATCTTTTCAGTCGTGCTTCTAACCAAATTTGGTCCAACCAATCCAGGTTCTCCAACATCAGTCCAGCAAACAGGCGAGCGACAGGGTCGTCCATATAAGGCTTCATAAGATGCCATCTCAATACTTGATTTGATAGCTATTGTTATACGCGAATTCAACCAGAGGTAAATGTCGTTCCCAATTTCCGGAAAAGTCAAGTGCACAAGCTCTCAACATgtcttccaaaatttgaattgtccTTTCCGTCTGCCCGTCCGTTTGAGGATGAAAAGCGGTACTGAGTCGAATGTCTGTTCCCATTGCTTTCTGCAACCCCTTctaaaagtttgacacaaaccGCGGGTCTCGATCAGATACTATGGACATAGGTACCCCGTGTAATCGCACAATCTCTTGAATATAGAGCCAACTCAGAGTTTCCATGTTCTCAGTCATTTTTACCGGTAGAAAATGTACAGACTTGGTGAGACGATCTACGATTACCCAAATGGCAGTGTTTGACTTTGGTGATCTAGGCAATCCAATTACAAAATCCATATAAATGTGCTCCCATTTCCAGGTTGGAATCTGTAAGGGTTGGAGATCTCCCCCTGGCTTTTGATGctcagccttgacttgttgacaaacCAAGCAAGTTGACACAAAGTTAGCcacatccttcttcattcccTCCCACCAATATGTTCTTCGCAGATCATGGTACATCTTCGTACCACCCGGATGAACAGCGAAGTTTGAGTGATGAAATTCTCGTAGTACGGCTTCTCGGAGGGTGCCAATGTTGGGCACAAAAATCAAACCCTTGAATCTAAGGCTATTGTCAGTGTGAATTGTCCACCCAGTAAGGGCTTTTCCTGCAGCTATCTGGAACCGTATAAACTCACAATCTTGTTCAAACCTTTGTGCCAGTAAGATTTCTCGGTGTAGTGCAGGTACAACAACAATAGCACACAAGTGTGCTTGTCCATTGTTTAATGATGGTTACAGGTTGAACTTGTTAAGTGTCTCGACCATCTCCCATTCTTTCATAGCTACCTTAGCTTTCTGCTCTCGATTCTTTCGACTCAAAGCATCAGCTACCACGTTAGCTTTGCCTGGGTGGTAAGACATGGTAAATTTGTAATCCTCGAGATACTCCATCCACCTTCTCTGTCTCATGTTCAACTCTTTCTGAGTGAACAAGTATTTAAGACTCTTGTGGTCGGTGAAAACTTCAAATTGCTCACCGTACAGATAATAACGCCAAGACTTGAGAGCGAAGACCACGGCTCCCAACTCCAGATCATGCGTAGGATAATTCCTCTCATGCGGTCTAAGTTGACGAGATCCATAGGCAACAACCTTCCCATCTTGCATCAGTACACAACCCAAACCATCCTTAAAGGCGTCACAATAAACTGTGTAACCTACATTCCGCTCTGGAATGATAAGTATGGGTGCACTGGTCAGTCTCTTCTTCAGCTCTTGGAATGCTTTCTCACAAGCTTCACTCCATTCAAACTTGACCCCTTTTTGTGTTAACCTTGTCATCGACTTGGCGAGAATTGAAAAGTCCTGAATAAATCGTCGATAATAACCAGCCAATCCTAAGAAACTTCTGATTTCAAACACTGACGTGGGTCGCTTCCAATTCAATATAGCTTTTACTTTGCTATCATCCATAGCGATTCCTTCCTTAGACACAACATGTCCCAGGAATTTAACCTCTTCAAGCCAGAACTCACATTTGCTAGCCTTAgcatagagttggttatctcTTAGCACTTGTAGTACGATTCTGAGTTGTTTTTCGTGCTTCTCCTTTGTGGCTGAGTATATCAatatgtcatcaatgaacacaaCCACAAATCTGTCTAAATAGGGTTGAAAGattttgttcatgagacacatgaatacagTTGGAGCATTAGTGAGTCCAAATGGCATCACCACAAACTCGTAATGTCCATATCTGGTTCTGAATGCAGTCTTGGGAATGTCTTTGTCTCTGATCCTTAGCTGGTGGTACCCTAATCGAAGGTCAATTTTTGAGAAGCAGGTTGCTCCTCTCAATTGATCGAACAGGTCATCAATTCTAGGCAACGGGTAACGATTTTTTATCGTGACACGGTTCAGCTGCCTATAGTCGATGCAGAGACGgagtgttccttctttcttcttcacaaacaAAGCCGGTGCTCCCCAAGGTGATGTGCTTGGTCGGATATACCCCTTGTCAAGCAGGTCTTGCAACTGATTCTTGAGCTCCTTCAATTCAGCTGGTGCCATGCGGTATGGGGCCATGGAAATTGGTGCGGTTCCAGGTTGCAGTTCTATTGTGAAGTCCAACTCTCGGCGAGGTGGTAATCCAGGGAGTTCATCAGGAAAGACGTCAGCATATTCACAGACAACATGTGGCAATCCTAACTCCTTACGATCAGTTTCTTCCAACTTGAGACTtgctagccatccaaatagttggtcCTGCCACCTTGACCGTCGATTCGCTGGATTTGGagtctgtctatcccccttaaatttgaAACAGGTTCCATCAGAAGCGTAAGCTGTCACCATCTTTTGATGGCAATCTATGACAGCTCGGTGTGAcgatagccagtccattcccAAAATTATATCAAAGTCAGCCATATCGATTACTCGTAAGTCACAGGTTAAGCGTAGGTTGGCTACTTCTATCTCACACCCTTTACAGATTAGATTTACAAATATCTTCCCTCCCAAAGGTGATGTTACGTTCATGTTCGATCCTAAGGGTTCTGATTCTAATTCTAGTGCATTTACACAAGCAGTAGAGATGAACGAATGCGAAGCTCCGGAATCAAATAAAGCTTGAACACAAGTACTGAATAgcagtagcgtaccttggatcacagagggatcctatTCCTCCCTTTCAGCTTGCAgagcaaagatacgccctccagtgttCTACTGTGTTCCAATGGGTTTCTTGCCATTCCAATTATTCTGTGGTGGCTTAGCTGCTTGTGGCATCTTGATATTTTGTTGCGACAAAGCCAACAGATTGGAATTGCTGCCGACTTTCACCTCCCATTGGTCTCTCCATTCTGGGCTGAGCACATTGACTGCTACAGTGTCCCAGAGCTTGGCAATTGTAGCACTGCACAGTCGAAATGTCCCTAACAGTCCCCTGTGGTGGCCTCTGGAATTGATTCTGCATTGGTCTAGTGTTCCTCCACTGCTGGTTGTTGGGCTGCTGATTGAATGGCCTAGCTGGGTATGGTCCTcggttgttgttgttattgctACTCTGGCCAGTTCTAATTGGTCCTCCAACGGTGGTCACCGTCTTTTTCAATCTTGCCTTAGAATCCATGTCTTCCCTTTCCGGCCTCAATGCACATTTCACCACTTCAGAATAAGTGGGAAAAGCGTGCCCAACCACAGTCGTACAAGTTGAATTGAGCCCCCATTCGAACCTCCTTGCCTTGTCATCTTCTATCAGAATGATATTCTGAGCATAGTGTGATAGCTCCTTAAACTTGGCGGCATATTGGGTCACCGTCATGGATTCTTGCTGGAGGTTCATAAATTCCTGCGCCTTTGCTTGTTTCATCGGTATGGGAAAGTACTTGTCTAGAATTATGTTCTCGAACTCAGCAAATGTCATAGTCGTGACATTGTGAGTTGTCTCCATCAGCTCCCACCAATTACGAGCCTCTCTTTTCAGCTGATAGGTGGCCAGGGCCACACAGTCTCCATCTTGAGTGATATCCAAAGTTCGGAatatcaccttggtttctttcagccaggcttcTACCAGGGTCGGGTCAGGTCCTCCATGAAAAGCTGGTGGTCGACGCTTGCAAAACTCATTCATCGCTTGCACACGAGTCATCGATCCCTGTGCGATTGCTTGGGGTGGTGGTCGGTTTGCGTTGTTAGTTGCTGCAATGAAGGCTTGCAGCAGTTGGGCCAGGTCTACCGTTCCGTTCGCTTGGTTAGTAACTGGCAGACCATTGGATGTTGATCCTCCATTCTGTCTGTTACTAGTATTATCATTTCCTAAGCTATTTCGTGTAGTCACCATCTACAAGTTAAAATTTCTAAGGATTTAGTATAGAGACTTCATCTATATAAGAAAGgctatatattagacttaacaATGTAATGTGCAACCGTACACAAACAGTAGGCAGACACAAGGGTAAGTGTGCGTACACGAATAATGATCAAGTACTAAAAGAAGCATATAAAACAAGCAATAATTGAAACAAGTCGAGTACCTCATAGATAGTCAAGGCTTCCTAAGTTAGGTTTTCGTCATCCCTCTTCCTAACTACTATATTAAAAGTCCAACCACTGCTAAACCTTCCTAACTGATCTAGAAGATGTTCAAATATCAGACCGTATATATGCCTATCTCAGTCTCGTAGGGTgcttcatctacaaggaaagatatatatgttttgaatttccaaattccacattcgatccttgatttaagtcatcatccaattgttcgggaattcctaGCTCGGCGGTACTGTCAATTTCTACACCTTGCTTCAACCCGGAGGTTGTTTTGTCGGAAtttcacccaatttgggacggtaaacttaaactcatttcacgtttgtgcaatggttgaactatcttatggtctacCCATACTTCCCAAGGCCAAAGTTTTGAACCTAGGGCTCtaataccaagttgtaacgccccgatttttagGAACGTTaacttaataaatttttcacatttattaaatagaaagaaacataaagtCATTGCAAGCCAAATTATCCCTAAATTCGTGCTACACttatttaagtagataagggAGGGGTACTAGGGTAACTTCTACTCTTCTGGACGTTCGTCTCCTTCTGTATAATTCTGCTCAGCACCGAACtcttccaaattataaaatttccCATGTTCATCTCTAAACTctcacaaaagtaacaccgtgagcaattaagcccaatagCTAACTCTTATCCCTATGTCccatacactaacaaaaataacatataacaatttatcaaaaacaaaatttagcatcacaaaaataatcaaaggtgTCGGTGTCTTTCAGAGTTATCGCAGCGTATCATAAACTGTGTCATCATTTTCCAAGTATCgatttcactttccattttattctCTCGAGCATtggttccgctgaccatctttcaggacctaccgggctcccaggctaagttcagattttgccacccaaaagtACTGATTCCGCTGACCGTCTCTTTCAGGACCTGCCGGGTTCTCAGTCTTTAATCATTTCCCATTTCATAACGCATACAGGGCA
This genomic window contains:
- the LOC131332981 gene encoding uncharacterized protein LOC131332981, with protein sequence MASYEALYGRPCRSPVCWTDVGEPGLVGPNLVRSTTEKIKVIRQKLITTQSRQKSYANKRNRPLSFQIGTVAYRLALPPQLDRVHNVFHVSMLRKYIAHPTHVINWEDVTLNDDTTFEEQPVEIQDHSEKNIRGKTIKLVRVLWRHQGNEESTWERENAVRKNYPHLFPS